The Paenibacillus amylolyticus genome contains the following window.
TCCGTCCGAAGAGAAACAGCAACAGATTGTGCCTTGGATATGCGTGCCCCCGCTAGTCTGTCCATTCCATGATTCTCCGCATCTGCATGGAATGGCTCGTATTGCCATGGATCTGGTGCATCCCAGCTCTTATCTCCGCCTTCCATCCACAGGTGATATGGAATATCATGCAGCTCGGCAGTATAAATCCAGCGGGCGGCTGCACGAACCACTCGTTCAAAAGCAGGTTCATCCATATGCTCCAGCTGTTTTACGTCGTAACCCGACGCGCCTTCATACACAAGGATGCCCAGCGAAGCGAGATCCGTGGTATCGGGCAGAAAGGTCTGAAGTTTTCCCGTTTTAGCTGTACTTTTCCAATGAACACGTCCCATCGGGTCACCCTGCTGATATTCGCGGAACTCGGGGCTACGGTTTCCCTGGCTATTTCTTCGTTCCGACAGAGTCCCTTCAATCATTGCTGTGAATTCTACCGAATCTCCCTTCCCCCAAGCCGATGCCTGAGGAACAACAATCAAGGGTGTACCTCCTGCGATCTCTGCGGAGAGCGTATTCCAGCCAAACATATCACCCCAGTATAATCTGCCCGTATCCCATCTGTAGACTCCTCTGCGTATACCAGAACATTCATATTGATAGGTAAATTGTCGCCGTGTTCCCGGAAAAATCAATTTGCGATGAACACCTACAGGGGTGTTCTCACACAGAACGATCCATAACAATGGAATGCGGCAATCGAATTCCAGATCGACCATAACCCGTACACGCTCACCTGCCTCAATTCGGGCTGCATGTATTTTCCGACGGATGTGAATATGCCGTGGTCTGAACCAATGGAGAAGCAGTCCCCCGTGAACATCAGGAAAGCCATAATGGATAAAAACAACGCCGCTTTGCCCCCATGCCACTGATACAAGGAAGCAAAAGCAACCACCAAGACAGCACTCACCATCTGTTGTCCCAGCGCAGTCATTATCTCCGTCCCCTTCCCTGTGATGCCATTTGTACGGGAACCGGAACCGATGATAACGCTTCTTCAATGACTTGAACTTGCCCCCATACCTCTGCTCTGTTCTGAGCCTTCAATTGAATACGATGGGATAAGACAGGCACAGCCACTTCTTTCACATCATCCGGAATGACATAACTGCGTCCCTGAAGATAGGCCAATGACTGCGCCGCAGCCATCCAGGCCAGTGTTCCACGCGGGCTGATGCCCAGTCTGACCGCAGGAAGGCTGCGAGAGGCTACAGCAACGGCCACCAGATACTGTTTGACGACCGGATCAACATGTACCTGCTTGACTTCACGCTGCATGGCAACGACTTCTTCAGCAAGCAGGACAGGGCGAAGTTCATCCAGTGCTTCTCGACCTTGCATGCGGCCCAGCAACTCCAATTCCTGTTCCGGATCGGGATACCCCAGTCCAATCCTCATGATAAATCGATCCAGCTGCGCTTCAGGCAGACGGTACGTACCCTCGAACTGTAATGGATTCTGTGTCGCCAATAGAAAACGGGCGTGGCAAGGCATAGGTTGTGCCATCAACCGTAATACGTCGTTCCTCCATGGCCTCCAGCAGGGCAGACTGCGTGCGTGGTGAAGCGCGATTTATTTCATCAGCCAAGACAACGTTGGACATGACGGGTCCGGGCCGAAACTTGAATTCAGCGGTATGCGGATGATAGATTGAAGTGCCCGTAACATCTGCGGGCATGACATCGGACGTGAATTGAATCCGGCCCATGGAGCAGTCCAGCGCAGAAGCCACGGCGCGAACCAGCATGGTTTTCCCGGTGCCCGGCACATCTTCCAGAAGTACATGACCCCCACTGAGCATTGCAGTGAGCACATAACGAATCTCTTGTTTTTTGCCAATAATCACACTCTCAACACGTTTCATGACCCTGTTCAACAATTCAACCGCATGTTCATGTTCCATTCGGATATAAGACATTTCTCCTGATCTCCTTCCATCCATTGGCATTCTGAGCCATAGTAATCTATGATTCAGTGTTGCCCGGAAGTAGAGAGAATAGTCCTGCAAGAATGACTTTCTTCAGATCATTTTATACGTAAATATGCTGTTCATTGCCGAAATGGATCTGGAAGCGTCTGCCTTCACCGACCACTCTGCTTCATTACTGGTTAAGGAATTCACTCTTAATCCCATCTGCTCCAGCAACTCTCGTAACGGAACCCAGATGGTTCCCCCTGACTCTGTACTGCCCCTGTTTCAATTCCCCCTGTCGAAGTCAGTGTTCCGCTCACACTGTCTGCATGAATCGTTCTTTCCTTCCATACTGCTGTGGCAGTCCTTGTCTCCGGGTCCCAGCGAGTGCTGCCCTGAATTTTTTCATGAATGTACGCAAAGGCACCATGATTCGCTGACCTTCCATACGAAACTCACCCGGTTGCAATGTAGCCGCGGCTAATCCCACCTCTACCTTCAGCTTTTTGGTTGCAAGCCACAACGTCGCATTGGCTTCTACATGTTCTGCGATCCACGCCTTTCCAGGCGCCTTGCGGGATTTATACTTCCCATCTGGATGTACACGGAATTGAACCGGTTGATCCGTGCTCTTGATGGTGTCAAAACGATATCCGTGATCACGATAAAATTTGATAATTCCGGGAAGTGCTTTTACCGTTTCAGCATGTGCACCACCGTCATGCATCAGGACAATGACCGATTGTGCTCCGGCAGGGACTTTGGTGGAGTTGCTGAGGATTTCTTTGGCCGGAACCCCTTTACGTCTGGAATCCCCGCTATCGACGTTCCAGTCCATGACGGTGTATCCACCCCGTTGCAGCAAGTCAAAATAACTCTGGTCAAAATGTCCATAGGTACCGCCTGGTGCTCGCACCAGATTCGGACGGAAGCCCGTGATCCGCTCCAGCACGTCTTCTGTCTGCTTGATCTGTTTCCAGAATACTTTAAAATCACTATACAGCTGTTCGTATTGATGATTGAACGTATGATTGCCCAAAGCATGTCCATCCTCCACTATCGTCCGGATTAGCTCAGGATAACGCTCGGCCTGTTCACCCAGCACAAAGAATGTAGCCGGAACCTGCGCCTTTCGTAAAATATCCAATACTTCACGGGTATGGTTACCCGGTCCGTCGTCAAAACTCAGATAGACTACCTTGTCTTGAGCAGAAGATGCTTCAGCTATGCCTGCGTACGCAGAAAATGCAGCATATACAGCAAATGCAGACAGCAATATCGCAATTCGCACTAGAATGACAGCATATTGTCCTGATAAAAACCTATGTATGGATGTTACGGAGATTTCCCCTTTTCCTTGATGCTCCATTCCAT
Protein-coding sequences here:
- a CDS encoding polysaccharide deacetylase family protein, giving the protein MEHQGKGEISVTSIHRFLSGQYAVILVRIAILLSAFAVYAAFSAYAGIAEASSAQDKVVYLSFDDGPGNHTREVLDILRKAQVPATFFVLGEQAERYPELIRTIVEDGHALGNHTFNHQYEQLYSDFKVFWKQIKQTEDVLERITGFRPNLVRAPGGTYGHFDQSYFDLLQRGGYTVMDWNVDSGDSRRKGVPAKEILSNSTKVPAGAQSVIVLMHDGGAHAETVKALPGIIKFYRDHGYRFDTIKSTDQPVQFRVHPDGKYKSRKAPGKAWIAEHVEANATLWLATKKLKVEVGLAAATLQPGEFRMEGQRIMVPLRTFMKKFRAALAGTRRQGLPQQYGRKERFMQTV
- a CDS encoding DUF58 domain-containing protein, translated to MVDLEFDCRIPLLWIVLCENTPVGVHRKLIFPGTRRQFTYQYECSGIRRGVYRWDTGRLYWGDMFGWNTLSAEIAGGTPLIVVPQASAWGKGDSVEFTAMIEGTLSERRNSQGNRSPEFREYQQGDPMGRVHWKSTAKTGKLQTFLPDTTDLASLGILVYEGASGYDVKQLEHMDEPAFERVVRAAARWIYTAELHDIPYHLWMEGGDKSWDAPDPWQYEPFHADAENHGMDRLAGARISKAQSVAVSLRTEMLDRLASGSRIVVLTGKLDQPLAEWIMSAIGLGYRIEVHLTEVSQSGSTDRSVSALGYDSLRMEQLRHSGVPIHLVTDLALSSLGKVEVTDVGA
- a CDS encoding AAA family ATPase is translated as MSYIRMEHEHAVELLNRVMKRVESVIIGKKQEIRYVLTAMLSGGHVLLEDVPGTGKTMLVRAVASALDCSMGRIQFTSDVMPADVTGTSIYHPHTAEFKFRPGPVMSNVVLADEINRASPRTQSALLEAMEERRITVDGTTYALPRPFSIGDTESITVRGYVPSA
- a CDS encoding MoxR family ATPase codes for the protein MAQPMPCHARFLLATQNPLQFEGTYRLPEAQLDRFIMRIGLGYPDPEQELELLGRMQGREALDELRPVLLAEEVVAMQREVKQVHVDPVVKQYLVAVAVASRSLPAVRLGISPRGTLAWMAAAQSLAYLQGRSYVIPDDVKEVAVPVLSHRIQLKAQNRAEVWGQVQVIEEALSSVPVPVQMASQGRGRR